One bacterium DNA segment encodes these proteins:
- the kdsA gene encoding 3-deoxy-8-phosphooctulonate synthase, with protein sequence MKTVIVGKDKQVTHAQIGGGQEFVLIAGPCVIESREHAFKHAEQILKITQQAGVKLIYKSSYDKANRTSSKSFRGLGLDQGLEILAALRREFAVPIITDVHSPEEVQAAAKVVDLLQIPAFLCRQTDLLAAAGRSALPVMVKKGQFLSPDDMPFVIDKIKATGNKQVICCERGTSFGYRDLIVDMRGLQTMRSFGSPVVLDASHSVQRLGGVNGVSGGDRTQIPALARAGVAVGIDALFIECHENPDKALSDSMSQFPLNKLPALLDELLPIWKLRQDSLKE encoded by the coding sequence ATGAAAACTGTTATTGTCGGTAAAGATAAGCAAGTCACGCATGCACAAATCGGCGGTGGTCAAGAGTTTGTTCTGATTGCAGGCCCCTGTGTGATTGAGTCCCGTGAACATGCCTTCAAGCATGCTGAGCAGATTTTAAAAATTACTCAACAGGCTGGCGTCAAACTGATTTATAAATCTTCATACGATAAGGCCAACCGCACATCGAGTAAAAGCTTCCGCGGCTTGGGGCTCGATCAAGGACTAGAGATCTTAGCGGCCTTACGCCGAGAATTCGCTGTGCCGATTATAACCGATGTGCATAGTCCGGAAGAAGTTCAGGCTGCGGCAAAAGTAGTAGATTTATTGCAAATTCCTGCTTTTCTTTGTCGCCAGACAGATTTACTGGCAGCTGCAGGTAGATCTGCGCTCCCTGTGATGGTCAAGAAAGGGCAATTCTTAAGTCCTGACGATATGCCTTTTGTGATCGATAAGATTAAAGCTACGGGAAATAAACAAGTAATCTGTTGTGAGCGAGGAACATCATTTGGTTATCGCGATTTAATTGTTGATATGCGTGGGCTACAAACGATGCGCTCCTTTGGTTCTCCGGTTGTGCTCGATGCCTCGCACTCAGTGCAGCGCCTTGGCGGAGTCAACGGAGTTTCGGGAGGAGACCGCACGCAAATCCCTGCTTTAGCCCGAGCAGGAGTGGCGGTTGGGATTGATGCCCTTTTTATTGAGTGTCACGAAAACCCGGACAAGGCACTTTCGGATTCAATGAGTCAGTTCCCTTTGAATAAACTACCAGCACTGCTTGATGAACTGCTGCCAATTTGGAAGCTCCGCCAGGATTCACTTAAAGAGTAA
- a CDS encoding CTP synthase translates to MVQRPTKFIFVTGGVVSSLGKGLTSAALGAILESRGLRVSICKLDPYLNVDPGTMSPFQHGEVFVTEDGAETDLDLGHYERFLTTRMSRLNNFTAGQVYDTVLRNERRGDYLGGTVQVIPHVTDEIKRRILLAGQGADICICEVGGTVGDIESLPFLEAIRQFRADVGREHVLYIHLTLVPYIETAGELKTKPTQHSVKTLTSGGIQPDIIILRSKVPLDHKSKEKIALFCNINENCAITACDVEHIYELPLVLHAEGLDTRVCEKLNIWAGAPNLLPWKHITDVLKNPSRGRVSVAFVGKYVGLKESYKSLIEAITHGGLANDCVVDIHYVDSEEIEAHGLPDELKNADAILVPGGFGKRGSEGKILAINYARTQGIPYLGICLGLQMAVVEYARDVIGIKAAQSVEFDENTKEPVIDFMEEQKKISDKGGTMRLGAYNCSLVEGTLARVIYGVDKVSERHRHRLEVNNKYRQRLEQAGMRLSGINQDLDLVEVIELPNHPWFIGVQCHPEFSSRPLAPHPLFASYIKAALANRDKKVNLPKANVVKAAQSKQHEPSREAQLP, encoded by the coding sequence ATGGTGCAGCGTCCAACAAAATTTATTTTTGTCACAGGCGGCGTAGTTTCTTCGCTGGGCAAAGGTCTAACCTCTGCTGCTTTAGGAGCGATTCTAGAAAGTCGCGGGCTGCGTGTTTCAATTTGCAAATTAGACCCGTATCTTAATGTCGATCCCGGGACAATGAGCCCGTTTCAGCATGGTGAGGTTTTTGTTACTGAAGATGGCGCCGAGACAGATCTCGATCTCGGTCACTATGAGCGATTTCTTACGACGCGGATGTCGCGCTTGAATAATTTCACTGCGGGCCAAGTTTACGACACGGTGTTACGCAATGAACGCCGCGGGGATTATCTCGGCGGCACTGTGCAAGTCATCCCGCATGTGACGGATGAAATAAAACGCCGAATTTTATTAGCTGGCCAAGGCGCAGATATCTGTATCTGTGAGGTCGGTGGAACGGTTGGTGATATCGAAAGCTTGCCTTTTCTCGAGGCAATTCGCCAATTTCGCGCTGATGTCGGTCGCGAGCACGTGCTCTATATTCATCTTACTCTAGTGCCCTATATCGAAACTGCGGGGGAACTTAAAACTAAGCCAACGCAACACAGCGTTAAGACCCTGACCAGTGGCGGAATTCAGCCAGACATTATTATTCTCCGCTCCAAGGTGCCACTTGATCACAAGAGCAAAGAAAAAATTGCACTCTTTTGTAATATAAACGAGAACTGCGCAATCACGGCTTGTGATGTCGAACACATTTACGAACTGCCGCTGGTCTTGCATGCCGAAGGGCTTGATACTCGAGTTTGTGAAAAATTAAATATTTGGGCCGGCGCTCCAAATCTACTACCCTGGAAACATATTACTGACGTTTTAAAAAATCCTTCACGCGGTCGCGTTTCGGTTGCCTTTGTCGGTAAGTATGTGGGCTTGAAAGAATCCTACAAAAGCTTAATCGAAGCAATTACGCACGGCGGACTAGCGAACGACTGCGTAGTTGATATTCACTACGTTGATTCAGAAGAAATTGAAGCGCATGGGCTGCCCGATGAATTAAAAAATGCCGATGCAATTCTCGTTCCTGGAGGTTTTGGTAAGCGCGGAAGTGAAGGAAAAATTCTGGCGATCAATTATGCCCGCACTCAGGGCATCCCTTACTTGGGAATATGCCTTGGCTTGCAAATGGCAGTTGTAGAATATGCCCGCGATGTGATCGGCATTAAGGCAGCGCAAAGTGTTGAGTTCGACGAAAACACTAAGGAACCCGTGATTGATTTCATGGAAGAGCAGAAAAAAATCTCTGACAAGGGCGGCACGATGCGCCTAGGGGCATATAACTGTTCATTGGTTGAAGGCACGTTGGCTCGAGTGATCTATGGAGTTGATAAAGTTTCTGAGCGCCATCGTCATCGACTCGAAGTGAATAATAAGTATCGTCAGCGCTTGGAGCAGGCTGGAATGCGGTTGTCTGGCATTAATCAAGATCTCGACCTTGTTGAGGTAATTGAACTGCCTAATCACCCTTGGTTTATTGGTGTGCAATGTCACCCAGAATTCTCTTCGCGACCACTTGCCCCACATCCATTGTTTGCCAGTTACATCAAGGCAGCGCTGGCGAATCGCGACAAAAAAGTTAATCTGCCGAAGGCCAATGTCGTAAAAGCTGCCCAAAGCAAGCAGCATGAACCAAGCCGCGAAGCGCAACTACCATAA
- the kdsB gene encoding 3-deoxy-manno-octulosonate cytidylyltransferase, which translates to MGAESVNYNVLAVIPARLGSTRLGRKPLQEIDGKSLIQHVWQQAAQVSSLQRVVLATDSAEISQVATSFGAEVIMTSADAPSGTDRVYQAWQRIDPTGKDFQIILNIQGDMPFISVAAINGVIQVLKENYDQFSMTTIAVPIMDQDQFAASTVVKVALSPAGQALYFSRAPIPHSRDGVIYPNGVLGYRHIGLYAYTPESLTTFATSKQALLERIEMLEQLRVLENGHSIGVYILSHDEARNFVEVDTPQDLQRAREVALGLK; encoded by the coding sequence ATGGGTGCAGAGTCAGTCAACTATAATGTTTTAGCAGTAATTCCAGCGCGCTTGGGTTCAACGCGCCTCGGTCGCAAGCCACTCCAAGAGATTGATGGCAAGTCTTTGATTCAGCATGTCTGGCAGCAGGCAGCACAAGTCTCGTCTTTACAGCGCGTAGTGTTGGCTACCGATTCAGCTGAAATTTCTCAAGTTGCTACAAGTTTTGGTGCTGAAGTAATCATGACTTCGGCAGATGCTCCGTCTGGAACAGATCGCGTTTATCAAGCTTGGCAGAGAATCGACCCTACAGGGAAAGACTTCCAAATAATTTTAAATATTCAAGGCGACATGCCATTTATCAGCGTTGCGGCAATTAATGGAGTGATCCAGGTCCTTAAGGAAAATTATGACCAATTCTCGATGACAACTATTGCTGTCCCGATTATGGACCAAGATCAATTTGCTGCTTCTACAGTTGTGAAGGTTGCGCTGAGTCCCGCGGGCCAAGCACTATATTTTTCGCGCGCGCCAATACCGCACAGCCGTGATGGAGTGATTTATCCTAATGGGGTGCTGGGCTACAGGCATATCGGGCTTTATGCGTATACACCGGAGTCACTGACTACCTTTGCAACAAGCAAGCAAGCGCTATTAGAACGCATCGAAATGCTTGAGCAATTGAGAGTACTTGAAAATGGTCACAGTATTGGTGTATATATACTTTCCCATGATGAAGCTCGTAATTTTGTTGAGGTCGACACGCCTCAAGATCTTCAACGAGCGCGCGAGGTTGCCCTCGGCCTGAAGTAA
- a CDS encoding poly(A) polymerase, whose product MTETPLIVSRKEHQLSHRNIDEDALKVISRLHRHGHIAYLVGGGVRDLLLGKTPKDFDIGTSATTEEVRKLFRNSRIIGRRFPLNHVFFPGQKILEVSTFRSEAKLDSEGSDEVVETQKKTVHLTRTDNTYGTAESDALRRDLTINGLFYDPETRSVIDYVGGLEDLERGVIRMIGNPGQRFNEDPVRMIRAIRHTARTGFVIEAETYDALLGSVQLITLSATARIHEEFLRELNGGASCASFRLMRVVGLLDHLLPGLEDFWAGRGKAQWHITEEVLHRVDTLIGEGYVLSAGILLAALAIGSVDRETLRRILGAEPSDLLMQLFEQAPHPRERELHYNPDFHLELDSRELDEEVQLVLKGLYSRIGITRNEREEITECLKKRYLFLYEQSMLPRSPRARLLVHLVDAALAPPRAVDLIVQKTAPLRRRRRRKPHA is encoded by the coding sequence ATGACTGAAACCCCACTGATCGTCTCCCGAAAAGAGCATCAACTATCACATCGAAATATCGACGAAGATGCCTTGAAGGTAATTTCTCGTCTACATCGTCACGGACACATTGCGTATTTGGTTGGTGGTGGAGTGCGCGATCTGCTTTTAGGCAAAACTCCTAAAGATTTCGATATCGGAACTAGTGCAACAACTGAGGAAGTGCGTAAGTTATTCAGAAATAGCCGTATTATCGGCAGGCGCTTTCCGCTAAATCATGTGTTCTTCCCGGGACAAAAAATATTGGAGGTTTCCACATTTCGGTCGGAAGCTAAGCTTGATTCTGAGGGTAGCGATGAAGTAGTAGAAACTCAAAAAAAAACAGTGCACCTAACTCGTACTGATAATACCTATGGCACGGCTGAATCCGATGCACTGAGGCGGGATTTGACGATTAATGGTCTTTTTTACGACCCCGAGACCCGATCGGTCATTGATTATGTCGGAGGGCTTGAGGATCTAGAACGCGGTGTAATTCGCATGATTGGCAATCCCGGCCAACGTTTTAATGAAGACCCGGTGCGCATGATTCGCGCAATTCGTCACACTGCACGCACGGGCTTTGTGATTGAGGCAGAAACTTACGATGCCCTACTTGGCTCAGTGCAGTTGATTACTTTAAGCGCGACCGCACGAATCCACGAGGAATTCCTGCGTGAATTAAATGGTGGAGCAAGTTGTGCATCGTTCAGATTAATGCGTGTTGTCGGGTTACTGGATCACTTATTACCCGGATTAGAAGATTTTTGGGCCGGTCGAGGTAAGGCACAATGGCACATCACGGAAGAGGTTTTGCACCGTGTGGATACCCTGATCGGTGAAGGTTATGTGCTTTCCGCGGGGATTTTATTGGCAGCCCTAGCAATTGGCAGTGTCGATCGTGAAACTTTAAGACGGATTCTTGGGGCTGAGCCCTCAGACTTATTAATGCAACTATTCGAGCAAGCTCCGCATCCTCGCGAGCGCGAGCTTCATTATAATCCAGACTTTCACCTTGAATTAGACAGTCGAGAGCTTGATGAAGAGGTGCAGCTAGTCTTGAAAGGCCTTTATTCTCGTATTGGGATTACCCGTAATGAGCGTGAAGAAATTACCGAGTGCTTGAAGAAGCGCTATTTATTTTTGTATGAGCAGTCCATGTTGCCGCGTTCTCCGCGGGCGCGCTTACTTGTCCATCTTGTTGACGCGGCCTTAGCGCCACCCCGCGCAGTAGATTTAATAGTGCAGAAAACTGCTCCGCTCAGAAGGCGGCGGAGAAGGAAACCACATGCTTAA
- a CDS encoding GspH/FimT family pseudopilin, translated as MGPKSKTYRSQCGFGLAEMMVVLCITTLALGFAISNARNLENPTDVGAQTTLAFFKQLRAKAVNSTQAYTISPANGYRLQVASARTCNETPTVEQGVYLELPRDTRFSSQSWSVCFSSRGLPQTAETVQITHQGMTKQVEVLLGGAIRSL; from the coding sequence ATGGGGCCTAAATCGAAAACTTATCGATCTCAGTGTGGCTTTGGTTTAGCAGAGATGATGGTTGTACTCTGCATTACAACCCTTGCACTAGGTTTTGCAATTTCCAATGCCCGTAATTTGGAAAATCCAACTGACGTAGGCGCGCAGACAACACTAGCATTTTTTAAGCAGCTGCGAGCCAAAGCAGTTAACTCAACCCAAGCCTATACGATCAGTCCAGCCAACGGCTATCGACTGCAGGTCGCTTCAGCTCGAACCTGCAATGAAACTCCAACAGTTGAGCAAGGTGTCTATCTCGAACTTCCGCGGGATACTCGCTTCAGTTCGCAATCCTGGTCTGTTTGCTTTAGCTCACGCGGGCTCCCGCAAACAGCAGAAACTGTGCAAATCACTCATCAGGGGATGACCAAGCAAGTTGAAGTTCTACTTGGTGGAGCGATACGTTCGCTATGA
- a CDS encoding type II secretion system protein: protein MNLKLRRSQHGTSLIEVMVSLSIMSIVMGTMTPAYVKFMKLNNYGETYAGAVAAAQKKLDNLRFLNPSTLPTTGSTGPEAINAGERSYQVTTFYCRDNSLCTSTEVRHLTVEVTYKNELLFTASTVYARLN from the coding sequence ATGAATTTGAAATTAAGAAGATCACAACATGGCACTTCATTAATCGAAGTTATGGTCTCGCTGAGCATTATGTCGATTGTGATGGGCACAATGACACCAGCTTATGTAAAATTCATGAAGCTAAATAACTACGGTGAAACTTATGCAGGTGCTGTAGCGGCAGCACAGAAAAAGTTAGATAATTTGCGTTTTCTAAACCCCAGCACCTTGCCGACAACGGGAAGTACTGGACCAGAAGCAATTAACGCCGGCGAAAGAAGCTATCAGGTTACAACGTTTTATTGTCGCGATAATTCCCTTTGCACTTCAACTGAAGTGCGACATTTAACTGTCGAAGTCACTTACAAAAATGAGCTCTTATTCACAGCGAGCACGGTTTATGCCCGACTTAATTAA